The genome window ATACAGAAGACACGACTCATATTGTGACGGAAGAAGGAATTGCTTATCTCTATAAGACCGATAGTATGGCAGAAAGAAAACAAGCTATTGAAGCAATTGCTGGAGTTACGCCTGTCGGGCTGCGTAGTAAATCTGAAACGCTTAAAGATCTTCGTAATCGCGGCATTGTCGCGTTACCTGAAGACCTGGGAGTTAAGAGAACTGATGCTAAACGCTCACTTTTAGCAGCTAAGAACATGGAAGAAATTGTTGAATGGTCAAAGGGCCTTTACAATCCTCCTGCAAAATTCAGAAATTGGTCTTAATAAGAAAGGAATATATTTATGGAAAAATTACACTTTTCGTTTCCGGCAGATAAATCAATTCAAAAGCCGGTCCATATTGGAGTTGTTGCTTCTGGAGACTTAGAAATCATTATGTACCCATCAAAAAATAAAGAGGCTGAACTAAATATTGTCACTGGTAGTGATGGATTTAAAAATGTTTGGGAAAATGTTTTAACAAGATTCTTTGATCGCTACTCTATTTTAGCCGACTACGAAATTAACGATTTTGGTGCGACTCCAGGTGTGGTCAACTTAAGATTAACTCAAGCAATGGAGGCGTTAAAAAATGAATAATAGTATTGTTGAATTAAGGGCACGCGAGCGGGCCTTTGCACTTTTAGATGATCATCAAGGAAACGAGTTAATCGGACCATTTGACAACATGATCTCCCCTCACCTCGAACCGCAAAACATTGTACCAGAAAGTGACGACGGAGTTGTCATTGTTAGAGGAAAAATCGATAGCAAAAATGTTGTAATCCTTGCAATTGAAGGTAAATTTCAAGGTGGCGGCATCGGTGAAGTAAGTGGCGCAAAAATTGTTTCAGCACTTGAACACGTTTTAAAAGATAACCAAAATGGTAAGAAGGTTTACCCAATTATCATTTTGGATACCGGCGGAGTTCGTCTTCAAGAAGCTAACTATGGATTGCTTTCAATATCTGAAATCCAAAACATGATTGTGGCAATTAAGAAATACGTTCCTGTAATTGGTTTAGTGCCAGGACAAGTCGGCAGTTTTGGTGGAATGTCCATTACAAGTGCCTTAATGTCCTATTTAATTGCGACTGACCGGGCGCGCGTTGGTTTAAACGGTCCAGAAGTAATTGAACAAGAAGCCGGCGTACAGGAATTTGATTCGAGCGATAAAAATTTAATCTGGAATACTTTAGGTAGTCGGCAACGCCAAAAAACTGGCATCGTTGATGAAGTTGTGTCTGATGATGTTGAAGATTTTAGAAAAGCAATTGCTAAAGTTATTGATCAGAACTTAGATGCTAAGCGCGCGCAACAGAGTGACTTTTATCTTTCAATGTTAGAAAATCTTGATCCTGCAAAACCACTTGATATCGAAGCTTACCAGACGATTTATGATCAA of Xylocopilactobacillus apicola contains these proteins:
- a CDS encoding malonate decarboxylase subunit delta, which translates into the protein MEKLHFSFPADKSIQKPVHIGVVASGDLEIIMYPSKNKEAELNIVTGSDGFKNVWENVLTRFFDRYSILADYEINDFGATPGVVNLRLTQAMEALKNE